From a single Cyclobacterium marinum DSM 745 genomic region:
- a CDS encoding DUF1552 domain-containing protein has protein sequence MNKKWQISRRKLLKGVGAAIALPFMEAMATPLGLRSYSNDGFPVRSTFMFMPNGVHPGRWTPEGVGRDYTLSPTLAPLSHLKDDILVLGQLMNKHSIFQGADGHYAKTANLLTCLPIQKTAGDNINSGGISIDQLIANHYKNETLFPSLEYGLDRIQTGVDINVGFTRLYASSISWKNAMTPLSKEIDPRMAFDRLFRTFIPGNNKQENPYKSSILDAVLADAKSLKNNLGRSDQDKLEEYLESIRSIEKRINNQESLKDFASNITPDIKRELIRVNQDIEEYAEVHSGVNVTEKTRLMFDIIALAMWSDASRVATFMFGNSVSNRNFSFLEGVNGAHHSISHHMNHPGKMEQYDRITKWHLEQYAYFLDKLKSIKEGNGTLLDNSLVMFASGLRDGNRHSPRDLPIIVGGHGGNKIKSGQNLIYKENTPLANLYTSWMQAVGMNETKFADSTGTLEGILA, from the coding sequence ATGAATAAGAAGTGGCAAATATCTAGAAGGAAATTATTGAAAGGTGTTGGAGCAGCTATAGCCTTACCTTTTATGGAGGCAATGGCTACTCCATTGGGTTTAAGAAGCTATAGCAATGATGGATTTCCGGTACGGTCCACATTTATGTTTATGCCCAATGGAGTGCATCCGGGAAGATGGACCCCAGAAGGAGTGGGAAGAGATTATACCCTTTCTCCCACTTTAGCTCCTCTGTCTCATTTGAAAGATGATATTTTAGTACTAGGCCAATTGATGAACAAACATTCTATTTTTCAAGGTGCCGATGGACACTATGCCAAGACAGCTAACCTCCTTACCTGCCTTCCAATACAAAAGACTGCAGGAGACAATATCAATAGTGGGGGCATTTCCATTGACCAATTGATAGCCAACCACTATAAAAATGAAACTCTTTTCCCATCCCTAGAATATGGGTTGGATAGAATACAAACTGGGGTAGACATCAATGTAGGCTTTACAAGGTTATATGCAAGTAGCATTTCTTGGAAAAATGCCATGACTCCGCTTTCCAAAGAGATTGACCCTAGAATGGCTTTTGACAGGCTATTTAGAACATTTATTCCGGGAAATAATAAACAAGAAAACCCATATAAAAGCAGTATTCTTGATGCCGTTTTGGCGGATGCCAAATCTCTTAAAAATAATTTGGGAAGATCCGATCAAGATAAATTGGAAGAATATTTGGAATCTATCCGGTCAATAGAAAAGAGGATCAACAACCAGGAAAGCTTAAAAGATTTTGCCAGCAATATCACTCCTGATATCAAACGTGAATTAATCAGAGTAAACCAAGATATAGAAGAGTATGCAGAGGTGCACAGTGGTGTAAATGTAACTGAAAAAACCCGGCTTATGTTCGATATTATCGCCTTGGCCATGTGGAGTGATGCTAGTAGAGTAGCTACTTTTATGTTTGGAAACTCCGTAAGTAATAGAAACTTTTCTTTCTTGGAAGGTGTAAATGGAGCCCATCACTCTATCTCCCACCATATGAATCATCCTGGCAAAATGGAGCAGTATGATCGCATTACCAAATGGCATCTTGAGCAATATGCCTACTTTTTAGACAAATTAAAGTCCATTAAGGAAGGGAACGGCACCCTTTTAGACAATTCTTTGGTCATGTTTGCATCCGGCCTAAGGGATGGCAACAGACATTCACCTAGAGACCTGCCGATTATAGTTGGAGGACATGGGGGAAATAAAATAAAATCCGGACAAAATCTTATTTATAAAGAAAACACTCCGTTGGCTAATCTATACACTTCCTGGATGCAAGCTGTTGGGATGAATGAAACTAAATTTGCAGACAGCACAGGTACCTTAGAAGGAATTTTGGCCTAA
- a CDS encoding SDR family NAD(P)-dependent oxidoreductase — MEKKSLYILTGASKGLGQALKNALIKKSGSCVIGVSRSSLKEERNFTPLQLDLEDSESIINRFSEIFPDGEYKEIVLINNAGWIGEIAYNGNLSADSIVSIHAVNVIAPALLMNAFMKKYKDHTGSKIVVNISSGAAAKVVDGWSGYSASKAALNQMTLIAQRESELNNLGFKLFALSPGVIDTPMQASIRAASPTEFSNLSKFKSLKNDGELSTPEAIAQKVLYLIAHPNEFKEVLQDVRKF; from the coding sequence ATGGAGAAAAAATCGCTTTATATATTAACAGGGGCCAGTAAGGGACTCGGCCAAGCTCTAAAAAATGCTTTAATAAAAAAATCTGGATCCTGCGTTATAGGTGTTTCTAGAAGCTCCCTAAAAGAAGAAAGAAATTTTACTCCCTTACAATTAGATTTAGAGGACTCAGAAAGTATAATTAACAGGTTCTCAGAAATTTTCCCCGATGGAGAATATAAAGAGATCGTACTGATAAACAATGCAGGTTGGATAGGGGAAATCGCTTATAACGGAAACTTATCCGCTGATTCAATTGTGTCGATTCATGCTGTGAATGTAATTGCTCCGGCCTTATTAATGAATGCCTTTATGAAGAAATACAAGGATCATACAGGATCAAAAATAGTAGTGAATATAAGCTCTGGTGCAGCAGCAAAGGTAGTAGACGGATGGTCCGGCTATAGTGCTTCCAAAGCTGCATTGAATCAAATGACATTAATTGCTCAACGAGAGTCTGAGCTCAATAATTTGGGTTTTAAATTATTTGCCTTATCCCCAGGAGTGATTGATACGCCTATGCAAGCTTCCATAAGGGCTGCAAGCCCCACTGAATTTAGCAATCTTTCAAAATTTAAGTCCTTAAAAAATGATGGAGAATTGAGTACTCCTGAAGCCATCGCCCAAAAGGTACTTTATTTAATAGCCCATCCCAATGAATTCAAAGAAGTGTTGCAAGATGTCAGGAAGTTTTAG
- a CDS encoding c-type cytochrome domain-containing protein encodes MDNKELPSTTNLWIQLAGKRIIIPSFFIISYLFMLLVPTNFDEQNHWFVFLGRFHPLVLHFPIVLILVTTGFLLMGFFNPNFNKPVIIRSLLWASVFFSFVSILAGYLLYISESYSGNLVSNHLNGALATGISISLCLIIYELNYQRKSKGSFVFYFLLIVANFSLAYTSHMGGSLTHGEDFLTAPLDALLPAKKIDKAPEDMLLFEDMIATIFETKCVSCHNENKTKGDLLLNNYEEVFAKGKSKKQAIIPGDTSNSELMVRVLLPDDHDERMPPEGKPGLTDEEISLLSYWISSGASDTLTYGDINDEKVLTEIEALMPDIRQAQYKIIKEKEAFEAALQELRQIGDPIGIDISIDERSNGKFFGLKMRFPPAHVNNDEIKAFSPYFPYFSRVSLASSNIDDDALFDLGKMSQLRRLILQKTNINGEGLPYLKDLENLEELNLSFTPLDEGNLLYLIGFKNLQKVYLFGTPVKPEVISALQKHKPELEIILEEGPFY; translated from the coding sequence ATGGATAACAAAGAATTGCCCTCCACCACTAATTTGTGGATACAGTTAGCCGGTAAAAGAATAATTATACCATCATTTTTTATCATATCTTACCTTTTTATGCTATTGGTGCCTACTAATTTTGATGAGCAAAACCATTGGTTTGTTTTCTTAGGTAGGTTCCATCCACTTGTGCTACACTTCCCTATAGTATTGATCCTTGTTACAACAGGTTTTTTATTGATGGGTTTTTTTAATCCCAACTTTAATAAACCGGTTATTATTCGTTCCCTGCTTTGGGCTTCTGTATTCTTCTCATTTGTCTCTATTCTTGCCGGCTATTTACTTTATATATCAGAGTCCTATTCAGGCAATTTAGTGAGTAACCATCTCAATGGAGCTTTGGCCACAGGTATTTCTATCTCACTTTGTCTTATCATTTACGAATTAAATTATCAAAGGAAATCGAAAGGAAGTTTTGTTTTTTATTTCTTACTGATAGTCGCCAACTTTTCTTTAGCATATACAAGTCATATGGGAGGCTCATTGACACATGGAGAGGATTTTTTAACTGCTCCGCTGGATGCCCTTTTACCAGCTAAAAAGATAGATAAAGCCCCTGAAGACATGCTACTCTTCGAAGACATGATTGCCACTATTTTCGAAACAAAATGTGTTTCCTGTCATAATGAAAACAAAACAAAAGGAGACCTGCTTCTCAATAATTACGAGGAAGTTTTTGCAAAAGGAAAAAGCAAAAAGCAAGCAATAATCCCCGGTGATACGTCAAATAGTGAGTTGATGGTAAGAGTATTGCTTCCTGATGACCATGATGAAAGGATGCCTCCGGAAGGTAAACCGGGCTTGACTGATGAAGAAATCAGCTTATTGTCCTATTGGATAAGCAGTGGGGCCTCAGATACATTAACATATGGAGACATAAACGATGAAAAAGTATTGACAGAAATAGAAGCCTTAATGCCAGATATTCGGCAGGCACAATATAAAATAATTAAGGAAAAAGAGGCATTTGAAGCCGCTTTACAAGAACTTAGGCAAATAGGAGATCCAATAGGAATTGACATTTCAATCGATGAACGCTCCAATGGTAAGTTTTTCGGATTGAAAATGAGATTCCCACCGGCACACGTCAACAATGATGAAATCAAAGCCTTTTCACCTTACTTCCCTTACTTTTCGCGGGTCTCATTAGCCTCATCAAACATAGATGACGATGCATTATTTGATTTAGGGAAAATGTCTCAACTCCGCAGGTTAATCTTACAAAAAACAAATATTAATGGAGAAGGACTACCCTATTTAAAAGATCTTGAAAACCTTGAAGAACTAAATTTATCGTTTACTCCTCTCGATGAAGGAAATTTGCTTTACCTTATTGGTTTTAAAAACTTACAAAAAGTCTATCTCTTTGGAACACCGGTAAAACCGGAAGTAATTTCTGCCCTCCAAAAACATAAGCCTGAATTAGAAATAATTTTAGAAGAAGGTCCATTTTATTAA
- a CDS encoding PhoPQ-activated protein PqaA family protein: MKIHKALHLVFLIGISLFSFTHCQSQVSSENQVETADKVKGIDLLKAYIEEDLDVYDYELAYESKGEDYSYYVLKVISQNWLTENEVNETKWWHWVSFVVPNELKHNTSLLIISGGSKNTTLPEKPDDMILQAALATGSTAIKVHNIPFQPLEFVGDTLGLRTEDAIIAYGWREFMERGAKDEDAIWLARFPMTKAVVSAMDAVVDYSKNNLDLSLDKYVVAGASKRGWTTWTTAAVDDRVIGMVPIVIDMLNLTPSFKHHWQTYGFWAPAVNDYKHEKIFDWMDSKEFDRLIEIVEPYQFLEEYTDIPKLLINGSGDQFFLPDSWRYYWNDLPGESHIAYIPNAGHGLKNSDAPQILLSFYSQIINNVKRPSYSWEVKEDAITVKTDINNPPVAIKLWTATNEATRDFRIDALGPKWKATNIPFEADGDYTIPIEAPAKGWTGHFVELTYAGQAPLKFTTGIKVLPETYDHDLYVPKERKGTPND, encoded by the coding sequence ATGAAGATCCACAAAGCATTACACCTGGTATTCTTAATTGGCATTAGCCTTTTTAGTTTCACCCATTGCCAATCCCAAGTAAGCTCTGAAAACCAAGTCGAAACAGCAGATAAAGTTAAAGGTATAGACCTTCTAAAGGCCTATATAGAAGAAGATTTGGATGTATATGATTATGAATTGGCCTATGAGTCTAAAGGAGAAGATTACTCTTACTATGTTCTCAAAGTCATCTCTCAAAATTGGTTAACTGAAAATGAAGTGAATGAAACCAAATGGTGGCATTGGGTTTCGTTTGTCGTTCCCAACGAGCTCAAACACAATACCTCTTTATTAATTATATCAGGAGGCAGCAAAAACACCACCCTCCCGGAGAAACCTGATGACATGATTCTCCAAGCTGCGCTGGCGACAGGTTCTACTGCAATCAAAGTCCACAATATCCCATTTCAGCCTTTAGAGTTTGTAGGTGACACCTTAGGGTTAAGGACAGAAGATGCTATCATTGCATATGGTTGGAGAGAGTTTATGGAGAGAGGTGCTAAAGATGAAGATGCCATTTGGTTGGCTAGATTTCCGATGACCAAGGCTGTTGTTTCAGCCATGGATGCTGTGGTTGACTATTCAAAAAATAATTTGGACTTGTCCCTAGACAAATATGTGGTAGCTGGGGCATCTAAGAGAGGCTGGACTACCTGGACCACTGCAGCAGTAGATGATCGAGTAATTGGCATGGTTCCTATTGTAATCGATATGCTTAATTTGACACCTTCATTCAAACACCATTGGCAAACTTATGGGTTCTGGGCTCCGGCAGTTAATGACTACAAGCATGAAAAAATATTTGACTGGATGGACAGTAAAGAATTTGACCGTCTAATTGAAATCGTAGAACCGTACCAGTTCTTGGAAGAGTACACAGACATCCCTAAATTACTTATCAATGGTTCAGGGGATCAGTTCTTCCTACCGGACAGTTGGAGATATTATTGGAATGACCTTCCCGGCGAAAGCCATATAGCTTATATACCCAATGCGGGTCATGGACTTAAAAATTCCGATGCTCCCCAAATTCTTCTAAGCTTTTATTCACAAATCATCAATAATGTTAAGCGACCTTCCTATAGCTGGGAGGTAAAAGAGGATGCCATAACAGTTAAAACAGACATCAACAATCCGCCGGTTGCAATAAAGTTGTGGACCGCTACAAATGAAGCTACCAGAGATTTCAGAATTGATGCCCTAGGCCCAAAATGGAAAGCTACAAATATCCCATTTGAAGCAGATGGTGATTATACTATTCCAATTGAAGCTCCTGCCAAAGGCTGGACCGGTCATTTTGTAGAACTTACCTATGCGGGTCAAGCACCATTAAAATTTACCACCGGAATAAAAGTTCTTCCGGAAACATATGATCACGATTTATATGTACCTAAGGAAAGAAAAGGTACACCAAATGATTGA
- a CDS encoding outer membrane protein assembly factor BamB family protein has translation MLKIRMRKYICLLMGFSILFSCGTDKLSEIKANENWPAYLGSKGSSQYSSLKQINKSNVSRLTPVWQFRTGGHSVNGKSQIQCNPLIIDGVLYGTSPDLKAFALDAATGEELWVYDPHKDFKFGNSVNRGLVFWESETESRLFYSAGSFLLALNAKTGKLVHGFGQNGKVSLKEGLGDWVQDYYVGSSTPGVIFKDKLIVGTRVSESTDAAPGYIRAFNVVSGDVEWIFHTIPKPGEFGYDTWPKDAYKNRGGANSWAGMTLDESTGVVYIPTGSAAFDFWGGHRLGENLFANSLLALNASTGKRIWHYQTIRHDIWDRDLPAPPNLVQINRGDSSIAAVAQITKSGRVFVFDRSDGTPLYPIEEIEAPASKLMGEDAWPSQPLPTSPPPFARQLFTDEEVTNISPEATAYVQEKIKHLNYGAYFMPPSIEGTVILPGFDGGAEWGGAAYDEGSGLLYVNANEMPWILTMVPTNSGKRSLGNVAYLTNCAMCHGPEKGGDETGAYPSLLALDKRLARAEVSEMIKNGKGRMPAFKQLSSEVREQIIDYLFSTEGPEDFQNPEKTADVNVLPYTTTGYNRFFDQEGYPAIKPPWGTLNAINLNKGEIAWSVPLGEFAELTEKGIPQTGTENYGGPVVTAGGLVFIAASKDEYFRAFDKDSGEELWKYKLPVGGYATPSVYSVAGKQYVVIAAGGGKMGTPSGDYYIAFALN, from the coding sequence ATGCTTAAGATAAGAATGCGTAAATATATTTGTTTATTAATGGGTTTTTCCATTTTATTTTCTTGTGGTACTGATAAGCTTTCGGAGATAAAGGCGAATGAGAATTGGCCTGCGTATCTTGGGAGCAAGGGAAGTTCGCAATATTCTTCCTTAAAACAAATAAATAAAAGTAACGTCAGTCGATTAACGCCTGTTTGGCAATTTCGAACGGGAGGGCATTCGGTGAATGGGAAAAGCCAAATTCAATGTAACCCGCTGATTATTGACGGAGTGCTCTACGGAACAAGTCCGGATCTGAAAGCCTTTGCCTTGGATGCGGCCACCGGCGAAGAATTATGGGTGTATGACCCTCACAAAGATTTCAAGTTTGGCAATAGTGTGAACAGAGGTTTGGTCTTTTGGGAATCAGAAACCGAATCAAGATTGTTTTATTCTGCAGGTTCCTTTCTTTTGGCATTGAATGCCAAAACGGGTAAGCTTGTACATGGATTCGGTCAAAATGGTAAAGTTTCCTTAAAAGAAGGATTGGGGGATTGGGTTCAGGACTATTATGTTGGATCTTCTACCCCCGGTGTAATTTTCAAGGACAAGTTGATCGTAGGGACAAGGGTTTCAGAGAGTACAGATGCTGCACCCGGGTATATTCGCGCATTTAATGTGGTATCAGGTGATGTAGAATGGATTTTTCATACCATACCCAAACCAGGAGAATTTGGTTATGATACTTGGCCCAAAGATGCCTACAAAAATAGGGGGGGAGCCAATAGTTGGGCGGGAATGACCTTGGATGAAAGTACAGGGGTAGTTTACATCCCAACCGGCTCAGCAGCATTTGATTTTTGGGGAGGACACCGCTTGGGCGAGAATCTTTTTGCAAATTCATTACTTGCACTAAATGCATCTACCGGAAAACGTATTTGGCATTACCAAACCATCAGACATGATATATGGGATAGGGATTTGCCTGCCCCACCCAATTTAGTTCAAATCAATAGAGGAGACAGTAGTATTGCGGCAGTTGCCCAAATTACTAAGTCGGGAAGGGTTTTTGTTTTTGATCGATCTGATGGCACACCTCTTTACCCTATTGAGGAAATTGAGGCCCCTGCCTCCAAATTAATGGGGGAAGATGCTTGGCCAAGTCAACCTTTACCTACTTCTCCACCTCCCTTTGCTAGGCAGCTTTTTACGGATGAAGAAGTTACCAATATTTCTCCTGAAGCCACAGCTTATGTTCAGGAGAAAATAAAGCACTTAAATTATGGGGCTTACTTTATGCCTCCAAGTATTGAAGGAACTGTCATACTGCCGGGGTTTGATGGAGGAGCAGAATGGGGAGGAGCTGCTTATGATGAAGGGTCAGGTTTATTGTACGTAAATGCCAATGAGATGCCTTGGATTTTAACCATGGTACCTACCAATAGCGGCAAACGCTCATTAGGAAATGTAGCTTACCTAACCAATTGCGCCATGTGCCATGGACCGGAAAAGGGGGGGGACGAAACTGGGGCATATCCATCACTATTAGCATTGGATAAAAGGTTGGCTAGAGCCGAGGTAAGCGAAATGATAAAAAATGGAAAAGGTAGAATGCCTGCATTCAAGCAATTATCCTCGGAGGTAAGGGAGCAAATTATTGATTATTTATTCAGTACAGAGGGTCCGGAAGATTTTCAAAATCCGGAGAAAACTGCTGATGTTAATGTTTTGCCCTACACAACCACAGGATACAATAGGTTTTTTGATCAAGAAGGGTATCCGGCCATAAAACCACCTTGGGGTACACTGAATGCCATCAACTTGAATAAAGGTGAAATAGCATGGTCTGTACCATTGGGAGAATTTGCTGAACTAACAGAGAAAGGAATCCCTCAAACTGGAACAGAGAATTACGGAGGTCCGGTTGTCACAGCAGGAGGTTTGGTATTTATCGCTGCTTCAAAGGATGAATACTTTAGGGCATTTGACAAAGATTCCGGGGAAGAACTTTGGAAATATAAATTGCCTGTAGGAGGTTATGCTACTCCTTCGGTTTATTCTGTTGCAGGAAAACAATATGTAGTAATCGCCGCAGGAGGCGGAAAAATGGGCACTCCTTCCGGAGATTACTACATAGCTTTTGCTCTAAATTAG
- a CDS encoding SixA phosphatase family protein, whose product MKKLLICRHGKSFWGDPNLTDHQRPLAKRGLHDAPMMAKRAHSNHIIPEKILSSDALRAKMTAAYYLKSFEKLDIIYEISTNLYMTSVEEHLDEVKKTSNKIDTLFIFGHNPTLTLLINYFGEKLENLPTGAVFGFKFNVEDWKDIAQENAEFWMYDYPKNLSTKTS is encoded by the coding sequence ATGAAAAAATTACTGATTTGTAGACATGGAAAATCATTCTGGGGTGATCCTAACTTAACTGATCACCAAAGACCATTGGCCAAAAGGGGCTTGCATGATGCTCCAATGATGGCCAAAAGGGCTCATTCTAACCATATTATTCCGGAAAAAATCCTGTCATCAGATGCTTTAAGGGCAAAAATGACAGCTGCATATTACCTAAAATCCTTTGAAAAATTAGACATCATCTACGAGATTAGCACAAACCTTTATATGACTTCTGTTGAAGAACACCTTGATGAGGTCAAAAAAACAAGCAATAAGATCGATACCCTATTTATTTTTGGCCATAACCCAACCTTGACATTGCTAATTAATTACTTTGGAGAAAAACTAGAAAACCTTCCTACGGGAGCAGTTTTTGGTTTTAAGTTCAATGTGGAGGATTGGAAAGATATTGCACAGGAAAATGCCGAGTTCTGGATGTATGATTACCCTAAAAACTTAAGCACTAAAACTTCCTGA